A single region of the Thermodesulfatator indicus DSM 15286 genome encodes:
- a CDS encoding thioredoxin — translation MKHLPKFLLLVGGGLLAYGLLTGGFGFVWSRAVSLCLSCMGLE, via the coding sequence ATGAAGCATTTACCTAAGTTTCTCTTATTGGTAGGAGGGGGCCTTTTGGCTTACGGCCTCCTCACTGGTGGTTTTGGCTTTGTGTGGTCAAGAGCGGTCTCTCTTTGCCTTTCCTGCATGGGGCTTGAATGA
- a CDS encoding MTH1187 family thiamine-binding protein: MAIMEISVIPLGTGSTSLGRYVADIEKYLSEKNIPHKLTDMGTIIEGDVEELLKIAREVHEIPFKAGAKRVYTAIKIDDRRDKEVHLGDKVEHVKKHLNEAFT, from the coding sequence ATGGCTATCATGGAAATTAGCGTAATACCTCTCGGAACAGGCTCAACAAGCCTTGGCCGCTACGTGGCTGATATTGAAAAGTATCTTTCAGAAAAAAACATTCCTCATAAACTCACTGACATGGGCACCATCATTGAAGGCGATGTAGAAGAACTTTTAAAAATAGCCCGTGAAGTGCACGAAATTCCATTCAAGGCTGGAGCCAAAAGGGTCTATACAGCTATTAAGATAGACGACCGTCGGGACAAAGAAGTCCATCTTGGCGATAAGGTAGAACACGTTAAAAAACATCTAAATGAAGCATTTACCTAA
- the nadD gene encoding nicotinate-nucleotide adenylyltransferase, which yields MERVGLLGGTFDPIHLGHLRAGLEVYEKLALSKLVFIPAGTPPHKKRRPLSPFSLRYEMTKLAIKDTPYFEVSDIEGRRQGPSYSVLTLEELKTVSKYEFFFILGLDAYLEFDIWYQYQRIPELAHVVVINRGPGGQKEFFEKTRKIFPQAQEKEGIFHLPKGKSLRFLPVTRLDISSTMIREAVKTRKSIQFLVPESVREFIALHKLYLD from the coding sequence ATGGAAAGAGTTGGTCTTCTTGGAGGGACTTTTGACCCTATTCATCTAGGGCATTTGCGCGCCGGGCTTGAGGTTTATGAAAAGCTCGCTTTGAGCAAACTCGTTTTTATCCCCGCAGGAACCCCTCCTCACAAAAAAAGAAGGCCTTTAAGCCCCTTTTCTCTGCGCTACGAAATGACCAAACTGGCCATAAAAGATACCCCTTACTTCGAAGTTTCAGACATTGAAGGCCGGCGCCAAGGTCCTTCGTATTCGGTATTGACTCTTGAAGAACTTAAGACCGTCTCTAAATATGAATTCTTTTTTATTTTAGGGCTTGATGCCTATCTTGAGTTCGACATATGGTATCAATATCAGCGTATTCCAGAACTCGCCCATGTGGTGGTAATAAATAGAGGGCCTGGTGGGCAAAAAGAATTTTTTGAAAAAACTAGAAAAATTTTCCCTCAAGCCCAAGAAAAGGAAGGGATTTTTCACCTGCCTAAAGGGAAAAGCCTGAGATTCCTTCCGGTAACACGTCTTGATATCTCTTCCACCATGATACGAGAAGCTGTTAAAACCCGAAAGTCCATTCAATTTTTAGTGCCTGAATCTGTAAGAGAATTCATTGCTTTACATAAACTTTATTTAGATTGA
- a CDS encoding glutamate-5-semialdehyde dehydrogenase, which yields MEVKELVTEVGRKAKEAARVLTYLSTDIKNKVLRDVAVRLREERVFLQEENRKDLESAREKGLSAALIDRLTLSDKVIEGMAQGLEEVASLPDPVGEVVKMWRRPNGLWVGRMRIPLGVIGMIYESRPNVTIDAAGLCFKSGNAVILRGGSEAIYSNLALARLFQDALKAAGAPEASVQVIPITDRAAVNELLKLEEYVDLIIPRGGEGLIRFVSENSRIPVLKHYKGVCHVYVDRFANLEMARRICFNAKVQRPGVCNAMETMLVHKAVAKAFLPDMCEEFRAAGVEIRGCPKTKEIVPWVKEATPEDWGEEFLDLVLAVKIVDTFDDALAHIARYGSNHTESIVTEDYHRGLRFLREVDASVVMVNASTRFNDGGQLGLGAEIGISTTKIHAYGPMALEELTTLKFIVFGEGQIRE from the coding sequence ATGGAAGTAAAAGAGCTTGTCACCGAAGTAGGACGCAAGGCCAAGGAAGCGGCAAGGGTTTTAACCTATCTTTCTACTGATATAAAAAACAAAGTATTGAGGGACGTAGCGGTTCGCCTTCGCGAAGAGCGCGTATTTTTACAGGAAGAAAATCGCAAAGATTTGGAATCAGCCCGCGAAAAGGGTTTATCAGCGGCGTTAATAGACCGATTGACCCTTTCAGATAAAGTTATTGAAGGCATGGCTCAGGGGCTTGAGGAAGTCGCCTCTCTTCCAGATCCGGTTGGCGAGGTAGTGAAAATGTGGCGTCGGCCCAATGGTCTCTGGGTAGGGCGCATGCGTATTCCTTTGGGCGTAATAGGTATGATTTACGAAAGTCGGCCTAATGTTACCATTGATGCTGCCGGGCTTTGTTTTAAGAGTGGAAACGCGGTTATATTGAGGGGTGGGTCTGAGGCCATTTATTCCAATCTGGCTCTGGCTCGGCTTTTTCAGGATGCCCTCAAAGCGGCGGGAGCTCCAGAAGCAAGTGTCCAGGTTATTCCCATAACTGACCGGGCCGCAGTTAACGAATTATTGAAGTTAGAAGAATACGTTGACCTTATTATCCCTCGCGGTGGTGAAGGTTTAATTCGCTTTGTTAGTGAAAACTCACGAATCCCTGTACTCAAACACTATAAGGGTGTTTGTCATGTGTATGTGGACCGTTTCGCTAATCTTGAAATGGCTCGCCGTATTTGCTTTAACGCCAAAGTCCAGCGGCCTGGGGTTTGTAACGCCATGGAAACCATGCTGGTACATAAGGCCGTAGCCAAAGCATTTTTACCTGACATGTGTGAAGAATTCCGAGCAGCAGGGGTAGAAATAAGGGGATGCCCTAAAACTAAAGAAATCGTTCCCTGGGTAAAAGAGGCTACCCCAGAAGACTGGGGAGAGGAGTTCCTTGACCTTGTCCTTGCTGTAAAAATAGTTGACACCTTTGACGACGCCTTGGCCCACATTGCCCGTTACGGTTCAAATCATACAGAAAGCATAGTTACTGAAGATTATCATCGTGGTTTACGCTTCTTACGGGAGGTAGATGCCTCGGTGGTAATGGTGAATGCTTCTACCCGTTTTAACGACGGTGGCCAGCTGGGGTTGGGAGCAGAGATAGGTATTTCCACCACCAAAATTCACGCTTACGGCCCTATGGCCCTGGAAGAGCTTACCACCCTCAAATTTATTGTTTTCGGTGAAGGGCAAATCAGAGAGTAA
- a CDS encoding fumarylacetoacetate hydrolase family protein, which translates to MRLGRVLYQRKVLSVLFSEDKVYPLVGSIFDEPKVNGKGISLLEVKILPPVTPSKIIALGLNYRDHARELNLPLPEEPLIFMKPPSAVIGPEENILLPPESKRVDYEAELAVVIGKKARRISPEEAMKVILGFTCFNDVTARDLQQKDAQWTRAKSFDTFAPIGPWVETELDLEKVRVRAYLNGELRQDSSLKELVFPVPQVVSFVSQIMTLYPGDVIATGTPPGIGPLSPGDVIDIEITGVGKLKNYVTKEI; encoded by the coding sequence ATGCGTTTAGGGAGGGTTTTATATCAGAGAAAAGTTTTATCCGTACTCTTTTCTGAAGATAAAGTCTATCCTCTGGTAGGTTCTATTTTCGATGAACCAAAAGTTAACGGTAAGGGAATATCCCTTTTAGAGGTTAAAATTCTTCCTCCAGTCACGCCAAGCAAAATTATTGCCTTAGGGCTTAATTATCGTGATCATGCCCGAGAACTCAATCTTCCTTTACCTGAAGAGCCACTCATTTTTATGAAACCTCCTTCTGCGGTGATCGGCCCTGAGGAAAACATTCTCCTTCCCCCTGAAAGTAAAAGGGTGGACTACGAGGCAGAGCTGGCAGTGGTGATTGGCAAGAAGGCCAGACGAATATCACCCGAAGAGGCCATGAAGGTAATACTTGGTTTTACCTGTTTTAACGACGTAACCGCTAGAGACCTCCAACAAAAAGACGCTCAGTGGACACGGGCCAAAAGTTTTGACACCTTTGCTCCCATAGGGCCCTGGGTTGAAACTGAGCTTGATTTAGAAAAGGTAAGAGTACGTGCTTATTTAAACGGAGAACTACGTCAAGATTCTTCTCTTAAAGAGTTGGTATTCCCTGTACCACAAGTTGTAAGTTTTGTTTCACAAATTATGACCCTTTATCCTGGAGACGTTATTGCCACTGGCACCCCGCCAGGGATTGGCCCTCTTTCTCCAGGCGATGTTATTGATATAGAAATTACCGGTGTTGGCAAACTCAAAAATTATGTAACCAAAGAAATATAG
- a CDS encoding DEAD/DEAH box helicase → MLNIAFEVIFDKALKQRRNGMAEVAADIQKEIRPLTVPLHGRPFRAFPLHPDLLGILEEKGFTKTTIIQDLFLPQALRGHDVIVKARRGSGKALAYIVTILDRFLRKPPQKNEAIVLVTNPERAIELLSLTRELAKPFSFSLTAFAAKEKIPEEQLKAVERGPNLIFTTPYWLSRLLKWKIIHPQNLKILVLDEFDQMALENRTLLESVLSNLPLPGERQGLAFMENIRYEALELAYKFLKEPDEIYIEIGRVDFSNLNLSLFHVSSEEKFMLLLGVLDKHHWPKTIIFVNNKLEAQKLCDELKKLGAKAVFLKPDLGPEYRLRFLKQFAGKEADILIATDAGCRFIQQDGVPLLINFDLPETAEEFRQRALKVKEGGTIISFCDEEGAFFLEFIEKELGFKIPVSWPEPEEEWFLSPVIAREKIAKKYKPLSKKPTSQKLKRPRRPLRPKKTGR, encoded by the coding sequence ATGCTTAATATCGCTTTTGAAGTCATCTTTGATAAAGCTTTAAAACAGAGGAGAAACGGTATGGCAGAAGTGGCAGCTGATATTCAAAAAGAAATTCGGCCTCTCACCGTGCCTTTACATGGTCGCCCTTTTCGGGCTTTTCCTCTGCATCCTGATCTTTTAGGCATTCTTGAAGAGAAAGGCTTTACAAAAACCACCATTATCCAAGATCTTTTCTTACCTCAAGCCCTTAGAGGGCATGATGTCATTGTTAAAGCCAGACGTGGAAGTGGTAAAGCCTTAGCTTATATTGTCACCATTTTAGATAGATTTTTGCGCAAGCCACCCCAAAAGAACGAAGCCATTGTCCTGGTGACTAATCCTGAAAGGGCTATTGAGCTTTTGTCTCTTACTAGGGAGCTAGCTAAGCCTTTTTCTTTCAGTCTTACAGCCTTTGCCGCTAAAGAAAAAATCCCAGAGGAACAACTAAAAGCTGTTGAACGCGGGCCAAATTTGATATTCACCACTCCTTACTGGCTTAGCCGTCTTCTCAAATGGAAAATTATTCACCCTCAGAATCTAAAAATTTTGGTTCTTGACGAATTTGACCAAATGGCCCTTGAAAACCGTACTCTTCTAGAATCTGTTCTTTCTAATCTTCCTCTACCTGGTGAACGTCAAGGGCTTGCTTTTATGGAAAATATTCGTTATGAGGCCCTGGAACTCGCCTATAAATTTCTTAAAGAACCTGATGAAATATATATAGAAATTGGACGAGTGGACTTTTCCAATCTTAATCTTTCTCTTTTCCACGTATCTTCTGAAGAAAAATTTATGCTTCTTTTAGGTGTTCTTGATAAACATCATTGGCCTAAGACCATTATTTTTGTGAACAACAAGTTAGAAGCACAAAAACTCTGTGATGAACTCAAAAAACTAGGGGCCAAAGCTGTTTTCCTTAAACCTGACCTGGGGCCAGAATATCGTTTGCGATTTCTTAAACAGTTTGCCGGAAAAGAGGCCGACATCTTGATAGCCACTGATGCTGGTTGCCGGTTTATCCAACAAGATGGGGTCCCTCTTCTAATAAACTTTGATCTTCCTGAAACGGCCGAAGAATTTCGCCAGCGTGCCTTAAAAGTTAAAGAAGGTGGGACTATTATTTCCTTTTGTGATGAAGAAGGGGCCTTTTTTCTGGAATTTATTGAAAAAGAACTGGGTTTTAAAATTCCTGTTTCCTGGCCAGAGCCTGAAGAAGAATGGTTCCTTTCTCCTGTAATCGCCAGAGAAAAGATTGCCAAGAAGTATAAACCTTTGTCCAAAAAGCCGACTTCCCAAAAACTTAAACGGCCACGGCGTCCTTTAAGGCCTAAAAAAACTGGCCGTTAA
- a CDS encoding chemotaxis protein CheD produces MIIEKGQFQITNAKGEIIETESLGSCVALVARDPEARVYGLWVFVLPAERILPRRVPGTTPEFFASEGIDKFLEALEEAGALRERLEFFAAGGARFLEAPTIFDLGGVNSSMIRKLLKDRNLSLKAERCGLPFPCRVKIDPKNDEIIYKISGEEEEKW; encoded by the coding sequence GTGATTATAGAAAAAGGGCAATTTCAAATAACTAACGCAAAAGGTGAGATTATTGAAACGGAATCTCTGGGATCTTGTGTGGCCCTTGTGGCCAGAGACCCTGAGGCCAGGGTTTATGGCCTTTGGGTGTTTGTTTTACCGGCAGAGAGGATTCTTCCCAGAAGAGTCCCTGGGACTACTCCGGAATTTTTTGCCAGCGAAGGTATAGATAAATTTTTAGAAGCTTTAGAAGAGGCAGGAGCTTTGCGGGAAAGGCTTGAATTTTTCGCTGCAGGAGGGGCCAGGTTTCTTGAAGCGCCAACTATTTTTGACTTGGGAGGGGTAAACTCCTCTATGATTCGCAAATTACTTAAAGACCGAAATTTATCCCTTAAAGCTGAGCGTTGTGGGCTTCCTTTCCCCTGTCGTGTAAAGATTGATCCCAAAAATGACGAAATTATTTATAAAATTTCAGGAGAAGAGGAAGAAAAGTGGTAA
- a CDS encoding HDOD domain-containing protein has protein sequence MVKILEHIFEELNTVPNFPDTALKALQMLEDEDINFEDLAKVIRYDASITANFLKLVNSAYIGLRRKVESLTQAFALLGINQIRFFLVAACAGQYLKRTLHGYNLSPYEVWLHSLGSGVFAELIAEKVKAKHPDYIFTAALLHDIGKLVLDLFVGGELEVIKDLVKDEGLTFMEAEIMVLGTDHAVVGAELLRRWGFPKEVIFAVRAHHDEDWMVQNQTAAVVALSNMLTNLLGIGMGSDGLSYRVPQKLLKVAGIKDRELFSLIAEGYQRFQNIKNNLLANSAH, from the coding sequence GTGGTAAAGATACTTGAACATATATTTGAAGAGCTCAATACCGTTCCCAATTTTCCTGATACAGCTTTAAAGGCCCTTCAAATGCTTGAAGATGAAGACATTAATTTTGAAGATCTGGCCAAAGTTATTAGATACGATGCTTCTATCACGGCCAATTTTTTAAAACTGGTAAATTCAGCTTATATAGGCCTGAGGCGCAAAGTAGAATCTTTAACCCAGGCCTTTGCCCTCTTGGGTATTAATCAAATTCGTTTTTTCTTAGTAGCCGCCTGTGCCGGGCAATATTTAAAACGCACTTTGCACGGCTATAATTTGTCTCCCTACGAGGTCTGGTTGCATTCTTTGGGAAGCGGGGTTTTTGCCGAATTAATAGCCGAAAAAGTCAAGGCCAAGCATCCTGACTACATATTCACCGCAGCTCTTTTACACGATATTGGCAAACTGGTATTAGATTTATTCGTTGGTGGTGAGCTTGAAGTAATAAAAGACTTAGTTAAAGACGAAGGCCTTACCTTTATGGAGGCCGAGATAATGGTCTTGGGAACCGACCACGCTGTGGTAGGTGCTGAGCTTTTAAGGCGTTGGGGTTTCCCAAAAGAAGTTATTTTTGCGGTACGTGCCCATCACGATGAGGACTGGATGGTCCAGAATCAGACTGCGGCTGTTGTGGCTCTTTCCAATATGCTTACTAATCTTTTGGGCATAGGGATGGGTTCAGACGGGCTTTCCTACCGGGTACCTCAGAAATTGCTCAAAGTAGCTGGCATTAAAGACCGCGAACTTTTTTCTCTTATCGCTGAGGGTTACCAGAGGTTTCAAAATATCAAAAATAATCTTTTGGCTAACTCTGCTCATTAA
- a CDS encoding EscU/YscU/HrcU family type III secretion system export apparatus switch protein: MEKKAVALKYDFNKDQAPKVVAKGEGLLAERILALAKEHGIPVKKDDKLIEALMKLEVHQEIPPDLYEAVAIVLAWAWRLNEQS, translated from the coding sequence ATGGAGAAAAAAGCGGTAGCCCTAAAATATGACTTTAACAAAGACCAGGCACCTAAAGTAGTAGCCAAAGGTGAGGGGTTACTTGCTGAACGAATACTTGCTCTAGCTAAAGAACATGGAATCCCTGTTAAAAAAGATGATAAGCTTATTGAAGCTTTAATGAAGCTAGAAGTACATCAAGAAATCCCGCCAGACCTTTACGAAGCCGTAGCCATAGTGCTAGCCTGGGCCTGGCGCCTTAATGAGCAGAGTTAG
- a CDS encoding Rne/Rng family ribonuclease — MAKQKEKTTKKNKIILINADQPEEVRVALVENGRLEAFDIETVVREHTKGNIYKGRVVNIEPSLQAVFVDIGLSRNGYLPFKEIHPEYYGYAEAVDSSGKSRLPELLEVGQELLVQIVKEETPTKGASLTTYLSLPGRYVVLMPGNPTQGVSKKVEDENKRKRLKDILLGLKLQEGVGVIMRTAAADAAKKNILADLRYLLRLWQEIKKQAAQKKAPALLYRDQDVIVRFLREHLASDVKEILVDTPEALEKIKGFLRLVAPRQVRLAKLFKEERPIFSLFNLEEQIENVFKPVVPLPSGGTLYIEPTEALVAIDVNSGKCVREKDLEETSFKTNLEAAEEIARQLRLRDLGGLVVIDFITMKQTKHRYQVEKCLKEALKKDKAKITVTKFSKLGLIELARQKLQAPLQWGSYRPCPCCRGAGQIRTVEVSATALLRRIKSKLATRNICQLKVKVSPELASYLLNQKRKDLAALEDYYNATVIIEPDIYLTPEETIFEEKKKNSSDIKAQPDKIAIKEESKNLKCHQGQEEKKARSNRSRQKKNGEKSGSPKI, encoded by the coding sequence ATGGCCAAACAAAAGGAAAAGACCACTAAAAAAAATAAAATTATCCTGATTAATGCTGACCAGCCAGAAGAAGTCCGGGTAGCACTAGTTGAAAACGGACGCCTGGAGGCCTTTGATATAGAAACTGTCGTTCGCGAACATACTAAAGGCAACATTTACAAAGGCCGGGTGGTAAATATTGAACCTAGCCTTCAGGCTGTGTTCGTAGATATAGGCCTTTCGCGAAATGGATATCTGCCTTTCAAAGAAATTCATCCTGAGTATTATGGTTATGCCGAAGCGGTAGATTCTTCTGGTAAGTCCCGTTTGCCAGAACTTCTTGAAGTAGGGCAGGAGCTTTTAGTACAAATCGTTAAAGAGGAAACTCCCACTAAAGGGGCAAGCCTTACTACCTACCTCAGCTTACCAGGTCGTTACGTAGTTTTGATGCCAGGGAATCCCACCCAGGGAGTTTCCAAAAAGGTAGAAGATGAAAACAAGCGAAAAAGGCTAAAAGATATCCTTCTTGGTCTAAAACTGCAGGAAGGCGTGGGCGTTATAATGCGCACGGCCGCGGCTGATGCCGCCAAAAAAAATATCCTGGCAGACCTAAGATATCTTTTGCGCCTCTGGCAGGAAATCAAGAAACAGGCTGCCCAAAAAAAAGCCCCTGCCCTGCTTTACCGTGATCAAGACGTCATCGTTAGATTTTTACGTGAACACCTGGCCTCTGACGTGAAAGAAATTTTAGTTGACACCCCAGAAGCTTTAGAAAAAATAAAAGGGTTCTTGAGATTAGTGGCTCCGCGTCAGGTACGTCTAGCTAAATTATTTAAAGAAGAAAGACCTATTTTTTCCCTTTTCAATCTAGAAGAACAAATTGAAAATGTTTTCAAACCCGTAGTGCCCTTACCCTCTGGAGGAACACTTTATATTGAACCGACAGAGGCCCTGGTAGCTATAGATGTAAATTCCGGCAAATGCGTGCGCGAAAAAGATCTGGAAGAAACTTCTTTTAAAACTAATCTTGAAGCCGCTGAAGAAATTGCCCGTCAACTTCGTTTAAGAGACCTTGGGGGCTTGGTAGTCATTGATTTCATCACCATGAAGCAAACCAAGCATCGCTACCAGGTAGAAAAATGTCTAAAAGAAGCCCTCAAAAAAGACAAAGCCAAAATAACAGTAACTAAATTCAGTAAGCTAGGGCTAATAGAACTGGCTCGTCAGAAGCTTCAGGCTCCATTGCAATGGGGAAGTTATCGTCCCTGTCCCTGTTGCCGCGGAGCAGGCCAGATAAGAACCGTAGAAGTCTCGGCCACCGCTCTTTTAAGACGAATAAAAAGCAAACTGGCTACCAGGAATATATGCCAACTAAAAGTAAAAGTATCTCCTGAACTTGCTTCTTATCTTTTGAATCAAAAAAGAAAGGACTTAGCGGCTTTAGAAGACTATTACAACGCTACTGTTATCATTGAACCTGACATCTATTTAACTCCCGAAGAAACTATTTTCGAAGAAAAGAAAAAGAATTCCTCAGACATTAAAGCTCAACCAGACAAAATAGCGATAAAAGAAGAAAGTAAAAATTTAAAATGTCATCAGGGCCAAGAAGAGAAAAAGGCCCGTTCTAATAGAAGTCGCCAAAAGAAAAATGGAGAAAAAAGCGGTAGCCCTAAAATATGA
- a CDS encoding molybdenum cofactor biosynthesis protein MoaE, with amino-acid sequence MFKVISSAEEMPSLDSLIQEINEKAQGKIGLVFSYTGIVREYSRNGTKVKGVRIKVDRDKLAEIIEEAQKLPGIFEVRAFVREGELKVGDYVMRLVGAGDFRDNVINSLTNVLNQIKESVTYKEEIPA; translated from the coding sequence ATGTTTAAAGTTATTTCATCTGCAGAGGAAATGCCGTCTCTTGATTCTTTAATACAGGAGATTAACGAAAAGGCTCAGGGGAAAATCGGTCTAGTATTTTCCTATACTGGTATTGTACGAGAGTATAGCCGTAATGGTACCAAGGTAAAAGGGGTTAGGATTAAAGTCGATAGAGATAAACTGGCAGAGATTATAGAAGAAGCTCAAAAGCTGCCGGGGATCTTCGAAGTAAGGGCTTTTGTCAGGGAAGGAGAATTAAAGGTAGGAGACTATGTTATGCGTTTAGTGGGAGCTGGAGATTTTCGAGATAATGTAATAAACTCCCTCACTAACGTACTAAACCAGATAAAAGAATCGGTTACATATAAAGAGGAAATACCCGCATAA
- a CDS encoding DUF5658 family protein, whose amino-acid sequence MPFKKASILWEELKRPIELSFIFALALCAYVFLLMLSKIDAFLTLECLYEDRCLELNPLMNWSFKISPVFFLLLKSSLVGFFGGILFLLCIRQKSKKALLGLLLVTLIYLGVVFYHILATI is encoded by the coding sequence ATGCCCTTTAAAAAAGCGTCAATATTGTGGGAAGAACTCAAGCGCCCGATAGAGCTTTCTTTTATTTTTGCGCTAGCCCTTTGCGCCTACGTGTTTCTTCTCATGCTTTCAAAGATAGACGCTTTTTTAACACTTGAGTGCCTTTATGAAGACAGATGCCTAGAACTAAATCCTCTTATGAACTGGAGTTTCAAAATTTCTCCAGTCTTCTTTTTATTACTTAAAAGTTCTCTAGTAGGTTTTTTTGGTGGAATACTCTTTCTTTTATGTATTCGCCAAAAATCAAAAAAGGCCCTTTTAGGCCTCCTGTTGGTAACTTTGATTTATTTGGGTGTAGTTTTTTATCATATTTTGGCTACAATTTAA
- a CDS encoding tetratricopeptide repeat protein, with protein sequence MTAEEFYEEGAFLLFKQQFEEALEYLNKALELEPNFVKALHARAAIFLKFDRLDEAERDLLKALEEEPENPRLHYRLGQVYYRKKELEKALESFNTAINLEPLYAAAFMARSQVYRDMGEEELADLDLDKAVSVQRATAQAKKIVDF encoded by the coding sequence ATGACTGCTGAAGAATTTTATGAAGAAGGTGCTTTTTTACTTTTTAAACAACAATTTGAAGAGGCTCTAGAATATTTAAACAAAGCCCTTGAACTGGAACCAAACTTTGTAAAGGCTCTGCACGCCAGGGCAGCCATTTTTTTAAAGTTTGACCGCTTAGACGAAGCGGAAAGAGATTTATTAAAGGCCTTAGAGGAAGAACCGGAAAATCCGAGACTTCATTATCGTTTAGGACAGGTATATTATCGGAAAAAAGAACTAGAAAAGGCCCTAGAAAGTTTTAATACCGCTATCAACCTGGAACCTTTATACGCCGCCGCTTTTATGGCGAGAAGTCAAGTTTACCGTGATATGGGAGAAGAGGAGTTAGCTGATTTGGATCTAGATAAGGCTGTATCTGTCCAAAGGGCTACAGCCCAAGCCAAAAAAATTGTTGATTTTTAA
- a CDS encoding cytochrome c3 family protein produces MFQKKIVLPLVKEYQVKIGKASFPHAKHFMDAGYSCGTCHHEKKVEVNGKMQSVPLTTEKVKAMMAEGKNPFQCKSCHGDLSRKQYKKLFHKNCLSCHKTLKKEGKNVPTKCKECHIKPKRRKAVLEGC; encoded by the coding sequence ATGTTTCAAAAAAAAATAGTTTTACCTTTGGTAAAGGAGTATCAAGTTAAAATTGGTAAGGCCTCATTCCCTCACGCCAAGCATTTTATGGATGCAGGCTACTCTTGTGGAACTTGTCATCACGAAAAAAAGGTCGAAGTAAACGGCAAAATGCAATCCGTTCCTTTAACAACAGAGAAAGTTAAAGCCATGATGGCTGAAGGTAAAAATCCTTTTCAGTGTAAAAGTTGCCATGGCGATCTAAGCCGCAAGCAATATAAAAAGCTCTTTCATAAAAATTGTTTGAGTTGCCACAAGACCCTTAAAAAAGAAGGTAAAAATGTCCCTACCAAATGTAAAGAGTGCCATATAAAGCCTAAGAGACGTAAGGCCGTTTTGGAAGGTTGTTAG